TAGGAAAAATATTTCTCCACTTTCACACCCCATGTAATTGACCAATTTTAGTACGATGCCTTGCTTGAATGGTTGTTTAAAATAACACGAAAGTGATGTAGAAAATGGCCCCATACGGTTGAGTGCATCAATTTCTTTGGGCAATTTCGCGTGGTTCTGGTTCAATTGGGACCAAAATTATGTCAGCAGAAATTACATATTCAGGACAGCTGCAGCTTCCAGAGAATTCTTGGTGTCCGCTGATGCAATTTCTCtgcataaatttcattttttccagGTGCCTTTATTTCTCTCCTCGCTCTGCCACAGGTGAAAATTATATGCCTGAAAAATTCCCAGGGCAGGCTGGCGGTCTGTAATTGTTCCTTTGATTCTATacttaaaagaaagaaaaacttcgtgctttttaaaagaaatgtgATGCTCTGCCCactttttgaaaaagaaaatggcctgaaatgtaaatattttattttattaaatcaaactaaatttggaGTTTGAACCGTTGGATTTGATCGTGAAATCAGACCCTCCTATTTGATAATTTGAAGCCTTCAAAAGTCAGAAATATTATACACCGTTGCTCTTATATAaaagatgatattttaaaatcaaaattttaatttatttaataaaataattatgaaattgtcattaaaattgaaattttaccaattccatattatattttatccaTTCAGTTGATTAGGTCAATCCCAAAAGAATACTCCAGACTCTGGATGGGGTGGGGTTCTCCttacaaaacagaaaaaatcaTACGCGGTTCTTATAGTCAAGAAACTTCCTGGAAGGATGGAGTTGGACTGAAACTGGAAAAGCTACGATCCAATACGCTGCCACGAAGCACCCCGTCATTAGCCTACACCGACACGTGGTTCCTGGAAGTTCCCCTTTCTGTTTCAGTGAAAAGCCACCACAGCATGGGCAGtgttttattatctttcaatcATCAATCACAAACTTTTCACCTGTTGCCACGTGTATCCACTGACCCCACCATGGTTAGACTCTTTAACTATGGTTAACCTGAGGGTGGTTAGGATGAGCTCCTTTATTTATCATTCAACTCCCAGCTAGACTATGTTGGTGGAGAAGACTTCTTTCATACTGTTTTGTGGAAGTAAATTGGTTGCTTTGCGTCTTTGTTTTCTCCTTCTCTCTAGCCAAACCCACCCACCTATTCCGTCAAATTTAGTAAAGACTTGTCTTTTTTCACCTGGGTTTttgaaaacaaagaagaaaaaagatgggCCTCTCAAACTTTCCTAGTCCAGCTGAAGGGGTACTCCCAGTGCTAGTAATGAACACGGTTTTATCAGTTGCTTTGTTGAAAAACATGGTGAGATCTGTGATTCAGGTGATGGGTGGTACATGGAGTAATCCTTCAAATCCGGAGGATGAAAGTAGTGATGGGTTTAGTAACTTTAACTCTCAAGAGAATGcaagagaaagaagaatatCAATTACTCAGTTCAAGTCTTTGTGTGACAACAGTAGGTCTAATATGGCAAGAAATAATAGCAGTAATAGTTCCGGTATTACAGTGGATTGTTGTGTTTGTTTAAATGGATTTGAAGCTGATGAGGAGGTGAGTGAATTATCCTGCAAGCATTTCTTCCACAAAGGATGTTTAGACAAATGGTTTGATAACAATCACACTACATGTCCTCTTTGTCGATCTATTCTCTAAAATATTGTTAGTTATTTAGTGGGTTGAGTTTTACAGGGAGCAATATTTGTTCTTTATAGTTTCCTCTAcgttttacttttctttttctctcttcatgtTTAATTTTTGTGCAAATTGGAGAAACTTAAATGCTTTTCCTTTTGCTATGTTTTGTCTGTGAAGATGCAATAATAAAAGGATGAAGAGATTGAAGTGTTTCAGAGTTTCTATATACCTGTTGCtctgttttgttaattttgtggCTAATTTGTCGGTGTAATGCAAAACCCTTTATTGGGTAAGTATCTTTAGAAGGTCAATGTAATGTGATCCATGGAAAATTCTGAGAAAGCTGCCATTTTAAGCTGCCCTTTCTATGTTTATTGATGGGCCCGTACTTGAAAAAACGAGGAAACCTCCTTTTGAAATCTCCATTATCAAAAATGTTTCTTCCGGAAACGTGTTGCACATCACCGCAACAGCCAAAGGAAATCCACTAGTGGGGAAGTAAGAAATACATAATCATCATTTTGACGTGGATTCAACAGAAATTTGGTAAATTATGGTTTGGTAagacaaaaaataatgaaaatttgtagGGCAGCTATTCGATATGTGTGTTACTGTAAAGTTACTTGAAAAAAATAGGATTCCTCTAGGTTCTGAGTGACATGATGTTAGTGTAAATTCTGTAATAGGGTAAAAAGCCATGCCGTTCCAGAGACAAGACTCGAACTCTAAAGAAGAATCCGCAAGAAGTTAGTGGGATAAACAATATGTGGTGCAAAGTCCAgctttcaaattaattgaactTTAAATCAAGGAATACTGTAAACTAATTTATGTGATTGGGTGAGTTGTGGATACAGAGCCACGCTCTGGGGCCCTGAagatgtttaaatattttatcattggCCACTAACCTTTAGATCAAAagggttttaaaatttgtgGATCAAactaggaaaagaaaatgatacgAGAGCCTAAAACTCATGTAGCATGGGATTTtctcaatatattatttgatgatatgattGTTCTGCATGCCAATGACAGAATATGTAAGAATAATCTCGTAGATGGAGATTTTGCAGGAGAGGAGGGcataaacaaaatacaaagttaACCTTATGTGATTATTTGAGAAATCATTCACAAATACAGTATagaatttaataatgaaattctaCT
This sequence is a window from Mangifera indica cultivar Alphonso chromosome 5, CATAS_Mindica_2.1, whole genome shotgun sequence. Protein-coding genes within it:
- the LOC123215836 gene encoding probable E3 ubiquitin-protein ligase XERICO is translated as MGLSNFPSPAEGVLPVLVMNTVLSVALLKNMVRSVIQVMGGTWSNPSNPEDESSDGFSNFNSQENARERRISITQFKSLCDNSRSNMARNNSSNSSGITVDCCVCLNGFEADEEVSELSCKHFFHKGCLDKWFDNNHTTCPLCRSIL